The following are encoded in a window of Phaseolus vulgaris cultivar G19833 chromosome 3, P. vulgaris v2.0, whole genome shotgun sequence genomic DNA:
- the LOC137806652 gene encoding transcription elongation factor 1 homolog, giving the protein MGKRKSAAKAPPKKRMDKLDTVFSCPFCNHGTSVECSIDMKNMIGEASCNICQESFSTTITALSEPIDIYTEWIDECELANNQEDDGAE; this is encoded by the exons ATGGGCAAGAGAAAATCAGCGGCTAAGGCCCCTCCAAAGAAACGAATGGATAAACTTGACACTGTCTTTAGCTGTCCTTTCTGCAATCATGGGACCAGTGTTGAATGCAGCAT TGATATGAAGAACATGATAGGGGAAGCTTCATGCAATATATGTCAAGAGAGCTTTAGCACCACCATCACAG CTTTATCTGAGCCAATAGACAT ATACACTGAATGGATTGATGAATGTGAGCTGGCGAACAACCAAGAAGATGATGGCGCTGAGTGA